In Salmo salar chromosome ssa03, Ssal_v3.1, whole genome shotgun sequence, a single genomic region encodes these proteins:
- the LOC106599333 gene encoding protein canopy-1, which produces MASWIIKIALMAMSILIETTEGKKDKVLYCSACRAIVDELKYSISQIDPKKTINVGAFRLKPDGSLADKKVPLARSETNLSELLDGVCGSMSDYALHVDPDTKKKQYKRFAPRSSDAGDFPDFNNFKFDGPEGSNALKFACESIVEEFEDDIISLFAKETDHVVEKLCNEVSDHCKGTKFQSDEL; this is translated from the exons ATGGCATCATGGATTATAAAAATTGCCTTGATGGCAATGAGTATCTTAATCGAAACTACTGAAGGGAAAAAAGACAAGGTGCTGTATTGTTCAG CATGCAGGGCTATTGTTGATGAGCTCAAGTATTCAATCAGTCAGATTGATCCGAAGAAGACCATCAATGTGGGAGCCTTCAGACTCAAGCCTGATGGGAGCCTGGCTGATAAAAAG GTCCCTCTTGCTAGATCTGAGACCAACTTGAGTGAGCTTCTGGATGGAGTTTGTGGTAGCATGAGTGACTATGCTCTTCATGTGGACCCAGACACCAAGAAAAAGCAATACAAAAGATTTGCTCCAAGAAGTTCTGATGCCGGGGATTTTCCTGATTTTAACAATTTCAAGTTTGATGGCCCAGAGGGATCCAATGCCCTAAAATTTGCG TGTGAAAGCATTGTGGAGGAATTTGAAGATGATATCATCTCTCTTTTTGCCAAAGAGACAGACCATGTGGTCGAGAAGTTATGCAATGAAGTATCAG ATCACTGTAAAGGCACCAAATTCCAGAGTGACGAACTATAG